Below is a window of Polyangiaceae bacterium DNA.
GACAATTCATTTTTCCTGTCACGCCCGCCCGGGCCGAGCGTCGTAGGGCCGAGAGCACGGCGCGAGGCCGGGCCGGAAGAAGGAGAGGAAGATGCTGGATTTCATGCGTGCGGGTGGTGTCGGGATGTGGTTCGTGCTGCTCTTCGGGCTGATTTCGCTGGGCGCGGCGCTGCGCTTCGCGCTCTCGCCGGATCCCCGCCGCGTCGATGCCGTTCGGGACCTGACCCGCGCCACGCTGTTCAGCGTGGCCGCCGCGGTGGTCTCGGGCTTCGCTGCGGTGGGCTCCAAGGTCCCGGCCAACCCCGAGTGGGCCATGAGCCCCAAGATCCACCTCATCGTCATGGAGGGCATCAGTGAGTCGCTGGCCGGTGGCATCCTGGGCTTCTGCCTGCTCTCGCTCACCTGGATGGTGATGGCGGTAGGGCACCGGCGGCTCGGCCGAGAGCTCCCGGTGTCCTGAGCAGCGACCCGGCTCGGGTCTGGCCGCGGCGGGCGTCCCGTCGCGGCCGGCGCACTTTTTGTGTCCCTGGGAGACTACGTGGCCGCCGCGATGTGCCAGAATGGCTCTCCAGCATGTCGCTGAAGATTGACCAGGATCACTCGCGCTTCCGCAACATCGTGCGCGGCAAGATCCGGCAGAACCTGCGACGGTACATCTCGCAAGGCGAGATGATCGGCCGCAAAGGCAAGGACCTGGTCAGCATCCCGATCCCGCAGATCGACATCCCGCGCTTCACCTTCGGGGACAAGCAGCAAGGCGGCGTGGGCCAGGGCGACGGAGAGCCCGGCGATCCGCTCTCCGAGAGCGAGGAGGAAGGAGAAGGCGGGCAGGGCAAGGCCGGGAAAGACTCCGCCGAGCACTCCCTGGAGGTGGACGTCACCCTGGACGAGCTGGCGGAGATCCTGGGAGAAGAGCTGGAGCTGCCGGCGATCGAGAACAAGGGCAAGAGCCGCATCGTCTCCGCCAAGGACCGCTACACCGGCATCCGCAGCGTCGGCCCGGAGAGCCTGCGTCATTTCCGTCGGACCTACCGCGAGGCGCTCAAGCGGTCCATCGCCAGCGGCATCTACAACCCCGCGATGCCCGTCATCGTGCCGCAGCGCGAGGACAAGCGCTTCCGCTCCTGGAACGAGGAGACCGAGCCGGTCGCCAACGCGGTCATCATCTACATGATGGACGTGTCCGGCTCGATGGGTGACGAGCAGAAGGAGATCGTCCGCATCGAGAGCTTCTGGATCGATACCTGGCTCCAGAAGCAGTACAAGGGCATCGAGAGCCGCTACATCATCCACGACGCGGTGGCGCGCGAGGTGGACAAGGACACCTTCTTCCGCACGCGGGAGTCCGGCGGCACGATGATCTCCAGCGCGTACAAGCTGTGCGCCAATTTGATCGAGGCGCACTATCCGCCCACGGAGTGGAACATCTACCCGTTCCACTTCTCCGACGGGGACAACTGGAGCATG
It encodes the following:
- a CDS encoding DUF444 family protein → MSLKIDQDHSRFRNIVRGKIRQNLRRYISQGEMIGRKGKDLVSIPIPQIDIPRFTFGDKQQGGVGQGDGEPGDPLSESEEEGEGGQGKAGKDSAEHSLEVDVTLDELAEILGEELELPAIENKGKSRIVSAKDRYTGIRSVGPESLRHFRRTYREALKRSIASGIYNPAMPVIVPQREDKRFRSWNEETEPVANAVIIYMMDVSGSMGDEQKEIVRIESFWIDTWLQKQYKGIESRYIIHDAVAREVDKDTFFRTRESGGTMISSAYKLCANLIEAHYPPTEWNIYPFHFSDGDNWSMDDTLTCIEILKKDILPKVNVFSYGQVESPYGSGQFIKDLREHYASDDRVIVSEIRDRDAIVGSIKDFLGKGK